In Colletotrichum higginsianum IMI 349063 chromosome 1, whole genome shotgun sequence, one genomic interval encodes:
- a CDS encoding AMP-binding enzyme codes for MTTIVEKRGGQTIYRSPDTLDLPSVDLLTFLFDSPNERLHDDTVLHADAADPSRSITKSRLVKTFKRLAHTLRHQYGIQKGDAVQVIFTGHYMAPAVFYGIMAAGGSVAASTPSSSPPEVARQVKLTESKMVICSPDLKALAAAGGTAAGLPDDRILYIGDNHEFQLFEAKSDKPVSMPEKELDWERVTDKATLENTVGCFIYSSGTTGIPKAVKISHANMIAQTVSISMPTIEYFKSEPAPKYITVAHLPAAHISGLQAYIINQTFMGGVVYWMKKFNFVDFIENVKKYKVTVFFSVPPIYLMIAKSPLVKDHFDHVKFALTGAAALGRETQADAQKKMGKGKAVLAQTWGLSETTGGFTILPPHIKDDTGSVSAIVANCEARLVDDEGRDVEVGQPGEMWCRGPIITKGYYHNDKANQEAFVDGWFCTGDRLFFKDGKFYFVDRKKELIKYKGFQVAPAELESLLVTHPKIQDAAVIGVEGEGTELPRAYVVANKKEISAEDIQKWVAEQVASYKKLRGGVIFIDAIPKSPSGKILRKDLRALLKREAGAKL; via the exons ATGACTACCATCGTTGAGAAGCGAGGTGGCCAGACCATCTATCGGTCTCCGGACACACTTGACCTTCCCAGCGTCGATCTGCTTACGTTCCTCTTCG ACTCACCCAACGAGCGACTTCATGATGACACGGTCCTCCACGCCGACGCAGCGGATCCATCCCGGTCAATCACAAAGTCGCGTCTGGTCAAGACGTTCAAGAGGCTGGCCCACACTCTCCGGCACCAGTATGGCATCCAAAAGGGCGACGCTGTCCAGGTCATCTTTACCGGACATTACATGGCTCCCGCCGTCTTCTATGGCATCATGGCTGCCGGAGGCTCTGTCGCCGCATCGACACCATCCTCGTCACCTCCCGAGGTCGCTCGGCAAGTCAAGCTGACAGAGAGCAAGATGGTAATCTGCAGTCCCGACCTCAAAGCtctcgcggcggccggcggcacgGCTGCCGGCCTACCGGATGACCGCATCCTCTACATCGGAGATAACCACGAGTTCCAACTGTTCGAGGCCAAGTCCGATAAGCCGGTGTCCATGCCGGAAAAGGAACTCGACTGGGAACGCGTCACAGATAAGGCGACCCTGGAGAACACCGTTGGGTGTTTCATCTACAGCAGCGGGACGACGGGAATCCCCAAGGCGGTCAAAATCTCCCATGCCAACATGATCGCGCAAACAGTGTCCATCTCCATGCCGACCATAGAGTATTTCAAGTCCGAGCCTGCACCGAAGTACATCACCGTTGCCCACTTACCTGCGGCTCACATCTCGGGTCTCCAGGCTTACATCATCAACCAGACCTTCATGGGAGGGGTGGTCTACTGGATGAAGAAATTCAACTTTGTCGACTTCATTGAGAACGTCAAGAAGTACAAGGTCACGGTCTTCTTCAGCGTGCCGCCCATCTACCTCATGATCGCAAAGTCCCCGCTCGTCAAGGACCACTTCGACCACGTCAAGTTCGCGTTGACGGGGGCCGCCGCGCTCGGAAGGGAGACGCAGGCAGATGcgcagaagaagatgggAAAAGGCAAGGCGGTCCTCGCCCAGACGTGGGGTCTCAGCGAGACGACGGGCGGGTTCACCATCCTGCCCCCGCACATCAAGGACGACACCGGCAGCGTCTCGGCGATCGTGGCGAACTGCGAGGCCCGactggtcgacgacgagggcaggGACGTCGAGGTTGGGCAGCCCGGCGAGATGTGGTGTCGTGGGCCGATCATCACCAAGGGGTATTACCATAACGACAAGGCCAACCAGGAGGCGTTCGTCGACGGCTGGTTCTGCACCGGCGACAGGTTGTTcttcaaggacggcaagtTTTACTTTGTTGACCGCAAAAAG GAGCTCATCAAGTACAAGGGCTTCCAAGTGGCACCGGCCGAGCTCGAGTCTCTGCTGGTCACGCACCCCAAGATTCAGGATGCTGCCGTCATTGGAGTAGAGGGCGAAGGGACCGAGCTCCCGAG AGCCTATGTTGTTGCTAACAAGAAGGAGATATCTGCCGAGGATATTCAAAAGTGGGTGGCCGAGCAAGTCGCGAGTTATAAGAAACTGAGGGGAGGCGTCATTTTCATCGACGCCATTCCCAAGAGCCCGTCCGGCAAGATTCTCCGCAAAGACCTCAGGGCACTGCTCAAACGCGAGGCTGGCGCCAAACTGTAA
- a CDS encoding Citrate synthase yields MEFHFVNHGSVGSKSRKVIRSHVMKGKNSGKKHVARGRKRTRIATRNEPASPPRDMISTLRRMVGDDLSSYSPGTKLSPHTRLLFHQYFYILSEALFPPEFCQAQNPMKTVWFDYLLNDKAYFHVSLSMTATCLDFFEYKDHESPQAIAHMTTAFALVNQKLSGLESLSDATIALVSMLSCQESIRGDLEKYKIHLAGLDRMVQLRGGLHAFEQNMELFHKICRSDIQYALHTDCPAFYHHDVMPQRIMQEICRNPLHPDRPLAEIFSAAEPTIKDLVREIDSISVFLSNCGLQSKLTADEFQSMLSSLGYRLLRVRDQGYTCPGDLHGACLLGVMSFYTSLLLQFGRQRHLLYERISRRLKVSVRVLDLDSAHSQFLPTLLWLLMLGAISVFEKEDDPWLLPELARVSEQLMLKTWEDIHCELKRYLWIDSIHNGQGRRLWDKVQRYQADKMV; encoded by the exons ATGGAATTCCACTTCGTCAATCATGGCTCTGTTGGGTCGAAAAGCCGCAAGGTTATCCGTAGCCATGTCATGAAGGGAAAGAACTCTGGCAAAAAGCACGTTGCTCGGGGTCGAAAAAGAACAAGAATTGCGACTCGAAATGagcccgcctcgccgcctcgggACATGATTTCTACACTGCGTCGAATGGTGGGAGACGATCTCTCTTCATATTCTCCAGGCACCAAGTTGTCGCCTCACACACGCCTTTTGTTCCACCAGT ACTTCTACATACTCAGCGAGGCCTTGTTTCCTCCAGAGTTCTGCCAGGCACAGAACCCCATGAAGACAGTGTGGTTCGATTATCTCCTCAACGATAAAGCCT ACTTTCATGTCTCTCTCTCGATGACCGCAACGTgcctcgacttcttcgagTACAAGGACCACGAATCGCCTCAAGCCATCGCTCACATGACAACGGCCTTTGCTCTCGTGAACCAAAAGCTTTCGGGCCTGGAGTCTCTGTCAGATGCGACTATCGCATTGGTATCCATGTTGAGTTGCCAAGAATCAATAAGAGGAGACCTCGAAAAGTACAAAATCCACCTGGCTGGTCTCGATCGAATGGTCCAGTTGCGAGGCGGCTTACACGCTTTTGAACAAAACATGGAGCTGTTTCACAAAATTTGCAG ATCCGACATCCAGTACGCCCTTCACACGGACTGCCCTGCATTCTACCACCACGACGTCATGCCACAGCGCATCATGCAAGAAATCTGTAGAAATCCACTACACCCAGACAGGCCGCTGGCGGAGATCTTCAGTGCCGCCGAACCAACAATAAAAGATCTTGTGCGGGAAATCGACAGTATCAGTGTCTTTCTGAGCAACTGCGGCCTGCAGTCCAAGCTTACGGCCGATGAGTTCCAGTCCATGCTTTCATCTCTCGGCTATCGCCTGCTGCGCGTCCGAGATCAGGGGTACACTTGTCCTGGTGACCTCCATGGAGCTTGCCTTCTGGGAGTCATGAGCTTTTACACCAGTCTTCTGCTTCAGTTTGGTCGTCAGCGACATTTGCTTTACGAAAGGATTTCCCGACGACTCAAGGTCTCTGTTCGCGTGCTTGATCTCGACTCGGCACATTCACAGTTTTTGCCCACACTATTGTGGTTACTGATGCTGGGAGCTATCTCGGTGTTTGAGAAGGAAGACGATCCTTGGCTTCTACCCGAACTTGCCCGTGTCTCTGAACAATTGATGCTCAAGACTTGGGAGGACATCCACTGTGAATTGAAGAGATATCTTTGGATTGACTCGATTCACAATGGACAAGGCAGGCGGTTATGGGACAAGGTCCAAAGATATCAAGCAGACAAAATGGTGTAA
- a CDS encoding Short-chain dehydrogenase, producing MDALEFIKAQLRTLPIVPTRESCTRGTYIVTGSNGGIGLEAVKHLVALGASRVIIAVRSVQKGEAAKREIEKTTGITGVAEVWQLDMASIASIRAFAERAKRDLERIDALVENATAALDSWTVSEGMETSVMVNVVGTALLTLLLMPKMKESAKATKTAPHIVVVTSGLAFSHPDVLRLVDDDIFDALNEEGRSDIRVRHAGPPYAVSKLIQIFAIRQLASLAPVSQTGVVVNLLSPGLCNTGLARHARLLFRIQVRLLNLALGRTPEMGSRTILHALAAGTASHGEYISDCEIKDHWVPEWAKDSSGQRYQKLIWDQLVARLEKIEPGLVQSALSV from the exons ATGGATGCCCTTGAATTTATCAAAGCTCAACTTCGGACTCTTCCGATCGTCCCAACAAGGGAAAGCTGCACAAGGGGCACCTACATTGTCACCGGCTccaacggcggcatcggcctcgaAGCCGTCAAGCACCTCGTCGCTCTCGGCGCGAGTCGTGTCATCATCGCAGTCAGGTCCGTCCAGAAGGGAGAGGCCGCGAAGCGCGAGATCGAGAAGACTACCGGTATCACAGGAGTCGCCGAGGTCTGGCAGCTGGACATGGCCTCCATCGCTTCTATCAGGGCCTTTGCTGAGAGAGCCAAGAGAGACCTGGAAAGAATCGACGCCCTCGTAGAGAACGCGACTGCTGCTCTCGACTCGTGGACAGTCTCTGAGGGAATGGAGACGTCCGTCATggtcaacgtcgtcggcacCGCTCTGCTCACCTTGCTTCTCATGCCCAAGATGAAGGAAAGCGCCAAGGCCACCAAAACCGCTCCTCacattgtcgtcgtcacctCTGGCCTCGCTTTCTCCCACCCGGATGTGCTGAGACTCGTGGACGATGATATCTTCGACGCGTTAAACGAGGAAGGAAGATCGGATATTCGAGTCAGGCACGCAGGACCACC ATATGCCGTTTCGAAGCTCATCCAGATTTTTGCGATACGCCAGCTGGCCTCTCTCGCTCCAGTGTCTCAGACGGGCGTCGTTGTCAACCTCCTTAGCCCTGGACTTTGCAACACGGGCTTAGCCAGACACGCGCGCTTGCTCTTCCGAATTCAGGTTCGCCTCTTGAACTTGGCGCTCGGGAGAACCCCAGAGATGGGTAGTCGTACGATCTTGCACGCGCTTGCggccggcaccgccagccATGGCGAGTACATCTCTGATTGCGAGATCAAGGA CCATTGGGTGCCGGAATGGGCCAAAGACTCTAGCGGTCAGAGGTACCAGAAGCTGATTTGGGATCAACTTGTCGCGAGGCTGGAGAAGATTGAGCCGGGTCTAGTTCAAAGCGCTCTTTCTGTTTGA
- a CDS encoding Beta-ketoacyl synthase domain-containing protein — protein sequence MSDTKSNTTALDHKSVSEDEEGGRASEEGLQGTPVPIDEDEIAARMNNLDPPFLALFAEAVGSGRRTPGSRPVDITDISDLNVITGIPEFSAWHKDTVKFYNDPTTRDSET from the exons ATGTCAGACACCAAGTCTAACACGACGGCTCTCGACCATAAGAGTGTGTcagaggacgaggaaggagGCAGAGCTAGTGAGGAGGGTCTACAGGGAACACCGGTGCCAATTGATGAGGATGAAATCGCGGCTCGGATGAACAACCTTGATCCTCCC TTCCTCGCTCTGTTTGCCGAGGCGGTTGGCTCTGGACGACGAACACCAGGCTCGCGGCCGGTCGACATTACCGACATATCCGACCTTAATGTAATTACCGGAATTCCTGAGTTCAGCGCCTGGCACAAAGACACCGTTAAGTTTTACAACGACCCGACGACCCGTGATTCGGAAACCTAA